CATTCAAACTTTGTGGTCTACCATGAAAAAAATGACAATACGATTGGATCTACCTTAAGAGTATTTCTTCCTTAAGAATATTTCTTTGTGGCGTAACATCTCGGGTGATGTCTATGAAAAAAAGATACATGAATTTTTGTTTTGTATCTGTGATTAGTTTAGATTTTCTTCATAGACCCCCAAAGGAGTGCCATGCACAGAGAGCATCATCTCTCCAGGTTTTGGTTGCCTCCGAGTCTTTGGTGCTGTCATCCCAAAATGAAGTCTTTGCCCTCCAATTACCTGCAAAGTTCACCAGTGTCATTATTCTAAAACACTCCAACGAACCAAACTAATGAGATCTCAGTTTTTTAACAAGAGTATAAAACAAGAATACAATCATGAATACATATACCTCAGAGGCCTGAAGAGCATCATGGCTTGCAAGCATTCGGTTCTCGGCTGAAAGACCTACAAAACCAGGGGGGGGGGGGGCATAGAAAATTAGAGCTTGAAAGGCAGAACAGTACAAGATTCATTTTTAAGGGTAGCCACCAAGAGATGAATCACCAGTATTGTGATTCCACTTGAACTCAAATCTCCCCATTATCTTCGACTTCGATAGAGACATCAGGAAGGTTCTCTTTGAAGAAGTCCAACACAGGTGTCTCTAACTGTTCCTCAGTGAAATATGAGCAGAGTAACCTCTGTGCAGTTAAGCTCTGTTCAATCTCAATATCACGGATTGCCTTAATCGCAGCAATACGTCTTTCAGCTACACAATATCATCAGATCCAAAGTTCATCTCAAAAATCATAAATTCTACAAATTTGATTAACGATTGGTACCTTCTTCGTCATGTTTCTTCTCTTCTCTCCGAATCTCTTTGTCGCTCTCGTCCTTGTTTTCGAGCGGGGGAAAGAGAAGAAAGACCCCAAAATTGGAATTTGAATAGACGACACAGACATTATTAAATGAGCGGGGGAGATTAGTAGGTTCAAATGAAATTAAACAAATGCTTGGCAGACACTACGAAATAACGGTTCTACCCTCGATTAGAATAAGGCTTATGAGCCCATTAATATTAGAGTCGTCGAATAACATTTCGTTAAAAGGCCATTTTGTTCCCTATAGGCCCGGACATCCATTTTTATACTAAAAGAAGATGTTGTGGTGTGTGATTGATGGTGACGAGAGATATTTCTTTTCTCTTTAAAAACCTATGATTCCACTCTTTTTTTTTTCACACTCCACGAGGGACAAGCATGATGCAGACGAGCACTTGGTTTTATAATTAACAAATTCGCATTTAAAAAGTTGGCACGACCTTCTTTCTAAGAACCTTACGGGTTTGCTTACTTCAAAATTATAAGTAATATTTTTTTTAGTGAAAATGTGTAAAACATTGTTAAATGATTAACTTGGA
This sequence is a window from Brassica oleracea var. oleracea cultivar TO1000 chromosome C1, BOL, whole genome shotgun sequence. Protein-coding genes within it:
- the LOC106328498 gene encoding LOW QUALITY PROTEIN: uncharacterized protein LOC106328498 (The sequence of the model RefSeq protein was modified relative to this genomic sequence to represent the inferred CDS: deleted 1 base in 1 codon), which produces MLFDDSNINGLISLILIEAERRIAAIKAIRDIEIEQSLTAQRLLCSYFTEEQLETPVLDFFKENLPDVSIEVEDNGEIEFKWNHNTGLSAENRMLASHDALQASEVIGGQRLHFGMTAPKTRRQPKPGEMMLSVHGTPLGVYEENLN